CCTTCCTGGCGACGCTTCAACCAAGCGACGCCCCATCCTAGCGACGCTTCAACCAAGCGTCgccctatcttggcgacgcttcaaCCAGGCGACGCCCCATCCTAGCGACGCTTCAACCAAGCGTCgccctatcttggcgacgcttcaaCCAGGCGACGCCCCATCCTGATGACGCCTTAACTAGGCGAGACCCAAAACGGTCAACACGTTGACTTCCTCTTGGAGTCCCGGATGGATCCTACCAAgagttgactttggtcaacgcccgatgATGGTCGGTACACATTGtaactttaaaaattatttttttttatactccATCAACCACATAATAATCTATTTTAAGAATAATATGgttattaaaagaataaaactttatgtttataaaagataaataaaaaatataaagtagcAGTAAAATTTTATTCTCAAAATATGATATCCATGTTATTTTTACGCATCATTACGAACCACTTTTTTCAAGTTTGGGAAAATATTGTCTCATTCCCCTCACTCTCGTGTTGTGTTGTGAGTGACGTAATTGGAACAGAAGAGTGGGTTGGGGCCCCAACGTTCAAAAATGTGGTGGGCTCTGGTGGGGCCCGCTTGTCTGCGACTAGAACGAGCCAAAgtgcaaaaaatattatttaatccATGCCTGGACCATCCTCTGTTATCATAACATTTCGTATCATCCCcatcaaaatcaaaatgaccGTTTGATATACATGGTGGTGAACCAGTGACACGGACACAAAAGATAAGACACACTCTATTCAGAAAATTAGTACTTGAAATGGACAAATGGATCCTATGAATGGAACCTACCATAAAAAATAGGATTATGTGCATTTTATGACATACTATTCGTAATCAATGAAcggaataaataaaattaacttttgcAATCAATTGTATCGTCAGTGCATGCAACTACAACATCCCACCATTGACTTTTTCAAACTTTAATGGTAATGAAACACTAATTGAGTGAGtattaaaagaagaaaggaatAACATCATAAAAAGGGAATGCTAATTTCAATCAAAACAGTAACCACTTCAATACTCCATATCTCTATCAATGCACTTCATTACTATTAATCATGACCAATTATTGAACACAAGAGACATGCTACAACCTAGGTGGTATCTTACTTAGAGATACTAAGACAAAAGGATGAGGACTAAGTAGTTTTAGAGCACGAAATTGTCTGCATTACCGCAATGTCTACCAATCAAATTTCCAAAACCATGTACTCCCACTAAAAATGACCGTTGGAAACACAATGCTCTTCTCCTTCTCTTTctcaaaaacatatataatatacataaaaaaaaaaacctgtaACCCCAAGCACAACACACCCAAATAACCTCTCTAACTATAAAATATAACAGGTGcctctctctcttttttcttgCGTTTTGCTTCCAAATTGCGCAGTGCAACAATATCTGAAGACTTCccatacaaatataaaaacactTGTCTCCGCTGTTTCTTCAACATTCTGTTTCTCTTCGCCTTCGATGCCACAGTCTACCATCTAATGGCTTCCCTTTTAGTAGTGCTCCTGGTCTTCTTCACCTGTATATTCCATGCAACAACAGTGACGTCTACAACATACCACGACCGTACCTTCAAGACATTCTCTTCCGCCAACGCCTCCAACAACCACCAGTGGGTCGGACCCATCGGTCACCGTAAAATCACGGTTGACATTAACGGCGGTGGCCACTACCGGTCCGTTCAAGACGCCGTCAATGCCGTCCCCGACAACAACCGAAGGAATATCCTCATTCAAATCAACGCCGGATGCtacaagtatatatatatatatatattaaacagaTTTCATTCATTATTATAAGTAATTATAGAGTAATGATAATTAGTACgttttatttgattttgttttgttttggttaTGGTGCAGAGAAAAGGTGGTGGTGCCCGTGACGAAGCCGTACATAACGTTTGAGGGCGCGGGTAAAGAAGTTACGGTGATAGAATGGCATGATCGAGCAAGTGACCCCGGTCCCAGTGGACAGCAACTGCGTACTTACAGAACCGCTTCCGTTACTGTTTTTGCCCCCTATTTTTCTGCCAGAAACATAAGCTTCAAGGTAACTTTACTGCAACTTTTTACTCTAAtggaaaaagagagaaaatataAAAGCTTTTGATGATGCGTGCAGAACACGGCGCCTGCGCCAATGCCGGGGATGCAGGGATGGCAAGCGGTGGCGTTTCGCATATCCGGCGACAAGGCATACTTCTCCGGCTGCGGCTTCTACGGCGCACAGGACACACTTTGTGACGATGCTGGCCGACATTACTTCAAGGAATGCTACATTGAAGGATCCATCGATTTCATCTTTGGCAATGGCAGGTCCATGTACAAGGTACTCTATTCATCATTACCCctatcaatttttgttttatatttaggcTTTATTTTCTCTGCAGAAAGAGAATATAAACAAAGAGAAAATACAAAACAGTGAAGATAAAAGTAACATACATAAAGTGaacttttattaaaagtaacattcaatgttttttttttcaaataaagatTATCCATGGGCACTGGTTAAGAAACCGAGTACACTTTTTTCTCAATGCAATTTCAAGAATGATTTTTAACTAATATTTGTTAGGAAGGTTTCTATAATGTTGTTGATTATTGACATGGAAAAGAATACTGATATTCTGTTGTAAagttgattatatatttttctatggGTGGCTAGAAAAAGGAAACAAGCTTTTGTGTCCATTAAACCTTTGTGACAGCAAACTTAGGATTGAGTTGGAGAGATCCAAAAAGTGGAGATTGGATTGGACCACACCACACCATCATGTGATATGTATTAAAGTATTTATACATTATATTAAGGTATTTGTGAAAGTGAACAAAAGTAAGAGGGTATTGGGTTGATATGGTTGATCTATCAGGATTGCTGGCTACACTCAATAGCAACGAGGTTTGGGTCGATAGCAGCCCACGACAGGAAGCAGAAGGAGGAGAAGACAGGGTTTGCATTCGTAGGATGCAGGGTGACAGGTACAGGTCCACTGTACGTGGGACGAGCAATGGGACAGTACTCTAGAATCGTCTACTCCTACACATATTTCGATGACATTGTTGCACATGGTGGTTGGGATGATTGGGACCATGCCAACAATAAGAACAAGTAACTCTTCTAATCTCATCAACTGTTTTAGAGATACATAGAGAGGTAGCAGAATGTTCCTTCCATGGAGTTATTTATTTCAGCTTAGTGGAATCTTATTCTGAGAAGCTATCCATGTGATAGATGCAGAAAAACAATATACACTAAATGCTGTGGTTTTCAAAGTATAAAATTTTTCTGTTACAACATAAACCAATTCTTCATGATGGACTTTCCAATTTCAAGGATGAAAATGCATCATGGAATTTGCTTATGCAGGAACAAAACCCATATATCTGTTGAGAGACTAAATTCCTGAAACAAAACATTGCTTTGGTGAACATATCTCACAATGTTACTTTGTGAAGTTATTTTTTGGTAGAAGAACAATAAAACATGATGGTATCTCTTTTGTGACGGTGACTGGATTTTACAATTATAGGACTGTGTTCTTCGGAGTGTACAAGTGTTGGGGAGCAGGAGCAGAGGCTGTGCGTGGGGTCTCACTGGCACGAGACTTGGATTTTGAGACGGCTCATCCATTTATCAGAAAGAGTTTCGTCAATGGCAGACACTGGATCGCACCATCTGATGCTTAATCATCACATCACTTTTTTACGGCTTAcattaaaatttacttttcacattcattcattcatttgtTTTTCTCAATAAAGAAATTCATTTATTCCCTTTTGGTTCAGTCCTTAATAACTCAAGAAATTTACTGAACAAAACACGTGCCATATTATACTTTAACTCCTAacaaaaaaaatgcattttttaaagagaaaatacATTCACATAATAGACAGCTTGAGCAcactaaattaattaaaaataaaacttactCTAAAAAAAGTATAGTTTTTTTTCGATTAGAATTCAATTCTACCTAACAATATGCACAATTAAAATGTTTAAGATTACTTGACATAAATTAATCAAAACTCCAATTATGATCAaagaacaatataaaatatcacataTCAAACTACATCTTGCATATAAGCTTTCCTTTTTAGTCTATATACTCCAAAGTTAATTACTTTAGTCcttatacatattattttaatttgtttagtttttataCGTATTTAATTGTAACGTTCCTCGTTTGAGTAAATTTCTGcataaatatttctaaaaaaattaaaataatgaaaattaaataaatttattttatctataagttaaaattaacttatatataaatttaaaagatatagttttttaaaaatgtattaaagaactttataaattcattttatataaactaattttaatttatcaatatttttttttatctaaaaattaCTTGTAAAAAGGTTTAATCAAATaaactctatttttttattctctaaatTCATGGGAATGATACgtataatatattattcttaAATGTATAAAACTTAAAAggtaaaatttgtaatttaagGGAATTTAAGCTAGTGGTAGTAGCATATATATAGGATGCAATTTAAATCCAAtctaaatctaaataattaaacttgaattaaatctaaattcatattttaaatagaTTACATTAGATTATtttaatccaaatctaaataattagattggattttaaattaaaaattaaattaaaaaaaataatttggatatttataaattagtttcgtatcaattttaaaattaattactacaaaataattttaaaatattatatttttttataagaaaaacttttcaaaagaaaatttgttggagttttatttcataaaatgtggaaataatcaataatttaaaaataaattagttttttttttatatcttttacaTGCTTTTTATAAAGCTAGGTACACTGTTTTGGTATGCATCATGAACCTGAATGCATGTGTCACTTCCTAATAAGAATGAgtaaatgatatatttattaagAGTTTAGTGGTGTTGAAAAGATTATGTAAAACCAATCTGAATGTAATCCAATACTTTATTTGGtcggaaaaaaaagaaagagaataattagattgaaattaaattcaaattcatatttttttaagagttAATTTGAGAATTTATTGAATGAAAATCCAAACATTTGGATTATACTTTAAATCCCAATTcacattttctaaaattaaatatttttgaatatttataaATCCGTTTGGTACTAACTATTAACCTAAAATAagtcaaaattaatatataatttaataataatatttttttaaaagtttgctggattttattttttcacaatATGTATAATGAATTAACAATCTAAAAAAAAGCAGTTTTTTATAGTTGGTACATGTTCGTGGTAAAACTAAGTAATTGGTACAACTTGGATGTGAGTGTACATCACTCATAATAAGAGCAAATGAgataatacataaaattttaatattgaaatatgaagataaagagatatcaattactatattttaattaaaaaaaatacaaaataaggtGTATTTTAGTTAGATAAGACTAATAGTTTTTCTgtagatttttcttttaaaaaacaatatcaCTTATTAACTTATTAAGATTTGGAAAaagaaaatctaaaataaaaatattttcattttagcATTATCTCATTGTGGCACTAAATCAAACGATTGCAACACGTgattttatgtaaaaatgagTATAGGACTTCAATAATATGCATGTATATATATACGagtataattttacttttactgGTATCTATTTTGTTAATCTTCATGTTGCTAATaatcaaaaattaaattacGTCAAATCACAGTCTTTTACACCTTcaattaacatttatttaaacagattatttttatttatcgaTGCATGAGttttagacaaaaaaatatttcacaCTAAATATcgttactttttaattttatcatgtcattatttattataaattttaataataattttaaataaacattattgatcaataaaatttttattatttaattgaaattaCTTTAGAaaacaatcaaattaaaaaaaaatatgattttaaaattaatattaaatcaatttataaatatccaaattattttcgtctaaaaatatagatttaaatTTCAATCCAATTAtctgaatttaaatttatacaagTCTAAACtaaatctttataaaaaaatatgaatttaaatttagCTCTAATCCAAATTATTTGGATCTATAATGAATTAAATAAGTTGAATGTTAAAAGCAGATTTAATTTTATGGAATTTTCTGTCACCGATGTTTGAACTTTGAAAAGGAATAATGGGCGAAAGGGTGGAGAgtgatttattaaattaatataatttaataagtgatgatagaaagaaataaaatagaagaaaaatatatttgacaATTCCATACACTATTCTTTTATGTTGAGGTAATATTTCCTCGTGAGGCGTTTCCTTGTTTGtttaataaaatgaacaaatgaGTTGTACTACTCGACTAAGCAGGTGGTCCTATCCATTGTTGTAGCACACCAGTTCCATAATCCTCAGACGGTGTCCACTGCCAACTCCCGTGGcatttaaaacaaaagaaaagaaaaagaaaatctaCTCTACACTCGAGTCCACCACATTTAATCATACATCACCAGGTTGGGAGTTGGGAGTTTGGGACATAAAAAAATACTGAAAAGAGGACAGGGTACATATCTGTTGTTATTGGCTGATCTGTTTCTGTTTCTGTTTCTGTTTCTGTGAACCCCACCTGATGTGTACCATTGTTCCGTTCATCCTGAGATGCAGGGAAGTCCCAACTGTTCTGATCTCAtgatcaaaaacaaaaattatatttacagCTTCAACATCTGCTCAAAGTTCAACCTCGTGAAGATCTTCTCCATAGCTGCTACTTCTAGCAGGTGTGTGCATTGAAGATTCATCAGGCATAAATCTTGACGCTTCCAAAGGCCTAATATTGCCACTATTTGGAGGGCTATATGAATTATTAAGACCCCCACTCCATGAGGCTGCTCGGCGTGAATGAGCAAAATGAGAGTTACTTCCTTCTGTCGCTCCCTGGTTTGGGATGTTACCCAAGCTGGGAAACCTTTGCATGGTCATGGCCGTTGACGATACATGTGCTGGGTCTTGGTATGACCACTCATTTGTAGCAGATGTTGAAAGATCTACATTTGTTGCACTAACTTCTTGATTGCTTTCTGATATCGCCTCCATTGCCTGCTCATTTGACGATGGTGCAGGACCAGGAACGAAAAACTTCGCATTGGCAGCAAGAGCCGGTTTAACAGATGGAACAGAAGGGGATTGAAACAGGTTTGCAGAGTTTCCCCCACCTTGGTTGAAGGTGTCAACATACCTGTATAGTCCATTAAGCATTTTCATCAATATTATGCCTTTCAAATCTTGTCAACGAATAAGAAAATTTTCCGTGTTTCTGGAAACCGAGCTAGCTGCAAAAGAATTGCAAGAACCCATAGGTTCTTCctcaatttaaattttataatctaaCAGGGAACCAATGGAATGGGAGTTCGACATTACAATGCTTAGGAGCCAAGACACGAGTTACAAGGGATTGAAACCACCACCAATCCAAAATCAGACAATAGGTTTATGGATCTTCTTCTTTATGTGTTACTCAATTTTTTCATTTCTATTCTATATGAGACCTAGATTATTCTTAACAATTTCCTAACAATCTCTCCTTAAGTGAGTCCCTTCCATATAGATACACTCCCCTCGAGTAGAAGCCTTTTTAACCACGAGTATTTCATTAGTGATCCTTACTTGTACTCCCATTCATCATAACAGGACATACTTGCTTGAAACCTCCGTCAGCAAAAATTTCCATAAGTGACCATATTAAACTCGCTTGAGCTGGTCATCAAAAACAAACTATCGGACTCTGATACCACTGTTGGGTCTTTCGAAAGGGGATTCACCAGGAGATTCAACAAACAATGAGCATGAAccaaatcaatacaagagattGACACCACATTCAAACCAAAACCTTATGAAAATGGGGTTTGTATTCCTAGGGTTGTTGAACTTTCTCATTTTTACTTAATGTGGGACTTAGACTCATACTTGTATTCTTAATAAAACAAGCCCTActcttaattataaatataaataatctaGTAGACAAAAAGATTACCTTGACCGAACACCCATACGACCCCGGGCAGAGAATTGATTTGAGCTGGGTGGTATTGGTGGCATCCCTGGACTAAGTTCAGGGCTGGATATTCTTGTGTTTGACCCCTCCAAAGGAGGTGAACTTTCAGTCTTCAATGCAGATTTCAAGTTGTATTCAGTTGACCCATTCTGAAAAGCAGCAGTTGTTGGTGGTGGTGGAGGCAGTGCAGCTTCTTCAGCTGGAAGTGCTGCACCTTCCTCCACCCATCTCTTCAGTTTCTCATCATAATAGAACTTGTTTTTCTCACCCAATTTAGCCTACATGAGATTAAAATAAGAACCATTAGAGAACTCACGTCAAAGCACTGTTgcaattaaaaagaaaatgaaacaaCTAATCACACCTGCCGACCAGGGCGAGGTTTCAAAACTAGCCCAACTGTCTTTTGCAAAAGTTGTGATCCAAAGCCAAAGCGGGAAAAGCGGGAAGTACCCCCTGATGCCTGTGCTTTCCCTTGTGCATCAGGTGAGGTCATTTCCTTAAAAACATCAACCAGAACTTCTCGATCAAAACTCTAAATAACAGAAAACATGCAGAGGAAGATGGAAATCAACAGTACACCTTTAACAGTACTCACACACCTGTCTAGGGATTCTACCAATATCTGGCTCAGAAACACTTCTATTAGGCTTTGGCATT
The sequence above is a segment of the Phaseolus vulgaris cultivar G19833 chromosome 2, P. vulgaris v2.0, whole genome shotgun sequence genome. Coding sequences within it:
- the LOC137810545 gene encoding probable pectinesterase 68; its protein translation is MASLLVVLLVFFTCIFHATTVTSTTYHDRTFKTFSSANASNNHQWVGPIGHRKITVDINGGGHYRSVQDAVNAVPDNNRRNILIQINAGCYKEKVVVPVTKPYITFEGAGKEVTVIEWHDRASDPGPSGQQLRTYRTASVTVFAPYFSARNISFKNTAPAPMPGMQGWQAVAFRISGDKAYFSGCGFYGAQDTLCDDAGRHYFKECYIEGSIDFIFGNGRSMYKDCWLHSIATRFGSIAAHDRKQKEEKTGFAFVGCRVTGTGPLYVGRAMGQYSRIVYSYTYFDDIVAHGGWDDWDHANNKNKTVFFGVYKCWGAGAEAVRGVSLARDLDFETAHPFIRKSFVNGRHWIAPSDA